In Fervidobacterium sp., the sequence GAGGAGCTATATAGATCCGCTTACAAAGCTATTTACAAGATATTATTTTTCCGAGCTTTTGGCTCAACATTTTGAAAATGCTGTTAACCAAAAAGATAGTTTATCTATAGTGATGTGTGATATAGACAATTTCAAAAAAATAAACGATACATATGGACACTTGACAGGGGATAGGGTACTTAAAATTATTGCTAAACTACTTAGAGAAAACATTCGATCGACCGACATCGTCGGACGATTTGGAGGAGAGGAATTTATAATATCCTTTCCATCAACAGATGTTGAGGAAACAAAATCAATTCTTGAAAGATTAAGGCGCCACATACGTGACTTGACAGAATTTCCTTTCAAAATAACGCTGAGTTTTGGTGTTGTAAACCATCCTGAAAACACAGGCGGAATTATAATACAGTCCCCGGAAGATCTTATCAGGTTAGCAGATACTGCTTTGTATCATGCTAAAAATACCGGAAAAGACAAGATAGTAGTCTATTCGGAGGGAATGACGGGTGGATTGCATGCATAATTTAAGAAGAACAGTACTTGAAAAACTCTGGGAATATGGTTGTGACACTTTACTTAAAGAAGAGCTTTCTGCACATGTAAGTTTTAAAATTGGTGGTACAGTTCCCATTTTTGTAATTCCCAATAACGTAGATGGACTATTAAATGCAATTAATTTGATAAGAGAAGAAGGAATGGAATTTCGTATTTTGGGTAAAGGAACAAACATTCTTCCCTTAGATGGTTCTTTACCATTTTTGGTACTTTCTACTGAAAGAATAGATGAATTAATTGTTGAACACGATAAAATTCATGTTGGAGCAGGAGCTTCTTTTAAGAAATTGTGTCTCGTAGCGCTTGAAAATGAATTATCCGGTTTGGAGCACGCCTATGGTCTTCCAGGAAGTGTTGGAGGAGCTGTTTATATGAATGCAGGATGTTATGGATGGGAAACGGCTGATAATATCTTGGAAGTCACTGCCTTTGATGGTAGAAAAGTAATAAAACTAACGAAAAATGAAATTAATTTTTCGTACAGAAACAGTATATTCAAAATCGAAAAAAATATGGTAATACTTGGAGCTACATTCAAGTTTTCCAAGGGGCAAAAGGAAAAAATCAAAAATCTTATGTTAGATACGATTAAGAAACGATACGAGAAACAGCCTTTGGAGTACCCAAGTGCGGGTAGTGTTTTTAAAAGACCAAAACCTGATTTTTATGTTGGCACAGCGATTGAATCGCTTGGACTGAAAGGTTTTTCCATAGGAGGGGCGCAGATTTCCGAAAAGCATGCTGGCTTTATAATAAACAAAGGTAATGCAAAGGCTGAAGA encodes:
- the murB gene encoding UDP-N-acetylmuramate dehydrogenase, yielding MHNLRRTVLEKLWEYGCDTLLKEELSAHVSFKIGGTVPIFVIPNNVDGLLNAINLIREEGMEFRILGKGTNILPLDGSLPFLVLSTERIDELIVEHDKIHVGAGASFKKLCLVALENELSGLEHAYGLPGSVGGAVYMNAGCYGWETADNILEVTAFDGRKVIKLTKNEINFSYRNSIFKIEKNMVILGATFKFSKGQKEKIKNLMLDTIKKRYEKQPLEYPSAGSVFKRPKPDFYVGTAIESLGLKGFSIGGAQISEKHAGFIINKGNAKAEDVISLIKYIRLKIKERYNIDLETEIEIWE